A single Micromonospora sp. CCTCC AA 2012012 DNA region contains:
- a CDS encoding vitamin B12-dependent ribonucleotide reductase: protein MAGDGVTASKSRTRAGANAGLKIDRVWTTEGVHPYDEVAWERRDVVMTNWRDGSINFEQRGVEFPEAWSVNAANIVTTKYFRGAVGTEQREWSLKQLIDRVVGTYRKAGEEYGYFATAADAEVFAHELTWMLLHQVFSFNSPVWFNVGTPSPQQVSACFILSVDDSMDSILDWYKEEGRIFQGGSGAGVNLSRIRSSKELLSSGGTASGPVSFMRGADASAGTIKSGGATRRAAKMVILDVDHPDIEEFVATKAREEDKIRALRDAGFDMDLGGADIVSVQYQNANNSVRVSDEFMTAVENGGGFDLRGRLDGQTIETIDAKKLFHTISQAAWECADPGLQYDDTINDWHTCPETGRITASNPCSEYLHLDNSSCNLASLNLMKFLKADGSFEVEKFVKSVEFVITAMDISICFADFPTEKIGETTRAYRQLGIGYANLGALLMATGLPYDSEQGRSVAAAITSLMTGTAYRRSAELAGVVGPYDGYARNAEPHKRVMRKHAAANDAIKPAGAVATAIQREATRQWTLGNKTGDKFGWRNSQASVLAPTGTIGFMMDCDTTGVEPDLALVKFKKLVGGGSMQIVNQTVPRALRSLGYPEEQVEAIVEHIADHGHVVDAPGLKPEHYPVFDCAMGERTIAPMGHVRMMAAIQPFVSGAISKTVNMPEAATVEDVEKIYFEGWKLGLKALAIYRDNCKVGQPLSVAKSNKATEPAAVEAAPAAPVVEKVVEYRPVRKRLPKKRPSETVSFSVGGAEGYLTASSYPDDGLGEVFLKMSKQGSTLAGVMDAFSVAISIGLQYGVPLETYVSKFTNMRFEPAGMTDDPDVRMAASVMDYIFRRLALDFLPYERRAELGIFTAKERAAQLRAEAEAEASGADLTAMASSAPVEAPETKTGPVAQPAQELADVAAVKPAPAVGSSTELLEAVIGKAADAPLCFTCGTKMRPAGSCYVCEGCGSTSGCS from the coding sequence ATGGCGGGGGACGGCGTGACAGCAAGCAAGTCGCGGACCCGGGCCGGCGCGAACGCGGGGCTCAAGATCGACCGGGTGTGGACCACCGAGGGGGTCCACCCCTACGACGAGGTCGCCTGGGAGCGCCGGGACGTCGTCATGACGAACTGGCGGGACGGCTCGATCAACTTCGAGCAGCGCGGGGTCGAGTTCCCCGAGGCCTGGAGCGTCAACGCGGCCAACATCGTGACCACCAAGTACTTCCGGGGCGCGGTGGGGACCGAGCAGCGGGAGTGGTCGCTCAAGCAGCTCATCGACCGGGTGGTCGGCACCTACCGCAAGGCCGGTGAGGAGTACGGCTACTTCGCCACCGCCGCCGACGCGGAGGTCTTCGCCCACGAGCTGACCTGGATGCTGCTGCACCAGGTGTTCAGCTTCAACTCGCCGGTCTGGTTCAACGTCGGTACGCCGTCGCCGCAGCAGGTCAGCGCCTGCTTCATCCTCAGCGTCGACGACTCGATGGACTCCATCCTGGACTGGTACAAGGAGGAGGGCCGGATCTTCCAGGGCGGCTCGGGCGCCGGGGTCAACCTCTCCCGCATCCGTTCCTCCAAGGAGCTGCTCTCCTCCGGCGGCACCGCCTCCGGCCCGGTCAGCTTCATGCGCGGCGCGGACGCCTCCGCCGGCACCATCAAGTCCGGTGGCGCCACCCGGCGCGCCGCCAAGATGGTCATCCTCGACGTCGACCACCCGGACATCGAGGAGTTCGTGGCGACCAAGGCGCGCGAGGAGGACAAGATCCGCGCGCTGCGGGACGCCGGCTTCGACATGGACCTGGGCGGCGCCGACATCGTCAGCGTGCAGTACCAGAACGCCAACAACTCGGTCCGCGTCTCCGACGAGTTCATGACCGCGGTGGAGAACGGCGGCGGCTTCGACCTGCGCGGCCGGCTCGACGGGCAGACCATCGAGACGATCGACGCCAAGAAGCTCTTCCACACCATCTCCCAGGCCGCCTGGGAGTGCGCGGACCCCGGCCTGCAGTACGACGACACCATCAACGACTGGCACACCTGCCCGGAGACCGGGCGGATCACCGCGTCGAACCCGTGCTCGGAGTACCTGCACCTGGACAACTCCTCGTGCAACCTCGCCTCGCTGAACCTGATGAAGTTCCTCAAGGCCGACGGCAGCTTCGAGGTGGAGAAGTTCGTCAAGAGCGTCGAGTTCGTCATCACCGCGATGGACATCTCGATCTGCTTCGCCGACTTCCCCACCGAGAAGATCGGCGAGACCACCCGCGCCTACCGGCAGCTCGGCATCGGGTACGCCAACCTCGGCGCGCTGCTGATGGCCACCGGCCTGCCGTACGACTCGGAGCAGGGGCGCTCGGTCGCCGCGGCGATCACCTCGCTGATGACCGGCACGGCCTACCGCCGCTCCGCCGAGCTGGCCGGCGTCGTCGGCCCGTACGACGGTTACGCCCGCAACGCCGAGCCGCACAAGCGGGTCATGCGCAAGCACGCCGCCGCCAACGACGCCATCAAGCCGGCCGGCGCGGTCGCCACCGCCATCCAGCGGGAGGCCACCAGGCAGTGGACGCTGGGCAACAAGACCGGTGACAAGTTCGGCTGGCGCAACTCCCAGGCCAGCGTCCTCGCCCCGACCGGCACCATCGGCTTCATGATGGACTGCGACACCACCGGCGTGGAGCCGGACCTGGCGCTGGTCAAGTTCAAGAAGCTGGTCGGCGGCGGCTCGATGCAGATCGTCAACCAGACCGTCCCGCGCGCCCTGCGCAGCCTCGGCTACCCCGAGGAGCAGGTCGAGGCGATCGTCGAGCACATCGCCGACCACGGCCACGTGGTGGACGCCCCCGGGCTCAAGCCGGAGCACTACCCGGTCTTCGACTGCGCCATGGGTGAGCGGACCATCGCCCCGATGGGGCACGTCCGGATGATGGCGGCGATCCAGCCGTTCGTCTCCGGTGCCATCTCCAAGACGGTGAACATGCCGGAGGCGGCCACCGTCGAGGACGTCGAGAAGATCTACTTCGAGGGCTGGAAGCTCGGCCTCAAGGCGTTGGCGATCTACCGCGACAACTGCAAGGTCGGCCAGCCGCTCTCGGTCGCCAAGTCCAACAAGGCCACCGAGCCGGCGGCGGTCGAGGCCGCCCCGGCCGCGCCGGTGGTGGAGAAGGTCGTCGAGTACCGGCCGGTGCGCAAGCGGCTGCCGAAGAAGCGCCCCTCGGAGACGGTCTCCTTCTCCGTCGGCGGTGCCGAGGGCTACCTCACCGCGTCGTCCTACCCGGACGACGGCCTCGGCGAGGTCTTCCTGAAGATGTCGAAGCAGGGCTCGACCCTGGCCGGCGTGATGGACGCCTTCTCGGTGGCCATCTCCATCGGTCTCCAGTACGGCGTCCCGCTGGAGACGTACGTCAGCAAGTTCACCAACATGCGCTTCGAGCCGGCCGGTATGACCGACGACCCGGACGTGCGGATGGCCGCCTCGGTGATGGACTACATCTTCCGTCGCCTGGCCCTGGACTTCCTGCCGTACGAGCGCCGCGCGGAGCTGGGCATCTTCACCGCCAAGGAGCGGGCCGCCCAGCTGCGGGCCGAGGCGGAGGCGGAGGCGAGCGGTGCGGACCTCACCGCGATGGCCTCCTCCGCCCCGGTCGAGGCGCCCGAGACGAAGACCGGTCCGGTCGCCCAACCGGCGCAGGAGCTGGCGGACGTCGCCGCCGTCAAGCCGGCGCCGGCGGTGGGTTCCAGCACGGAGCTGCTGGAGGCCGTGATCGGCAAGGCCGCCGACGCGCCGCTCTGCTTCACCTGCGGCACGAAGATGCGTCCGGCCGGTAGCTGCTACGTCTGCGAGGGCTGCGGCTCCACCAGCGGCTGCAGCTGA
- the nrdR gene encoding transcriptional regulator NrdR: MRCPYCRHADSRVVDSREADDGQLIRRRRSCPECGKRFTTVEEAVLAVVKRSGVTEPFSRTKIIGGVRKACQGRPVDDDSIALLAQKVEETVRAKGAAEIPSHEVGLAILGPLRDLDEVAYLRFASVYRSFDSLADFEREIETLRDAARAREGAGVGAAEADGRTS, from the coding sequence ATGCGGTGTCCGTACTGCCGGCACGCCGACTCCCGGGTCGTCGACTCGCGGGAGGCCGACGACGGTCAGCTCATCCGGCGGCGGCGCTCCTGCCCGGAGTGCGGCAAACGGTTCACCACCGTCGAGGAGGCGGTGCTCGCGGTGGTCAAGCGCAGCGGGGTGACCGAGCCGTTCAGCCGTACGAAGATCATCGGCGGGGTGCGCAAGGCGTGCCAGGGCCGGCCGGTCGACGACGACTCGATCGCGCTGCTGGCGCAGAAGGTCGAGGAGACCGTCCGGGCCAAGGGGGCCGCCGAGATCCCGAGCCACGAGGTCGGGCTCGCCATCCTGGGACCGCTGCGGGACCTGGACGAGGTGGCCTACCTCCGCTTCGCCAGCGTCTACCGGTCCTTCGACTCGCTCGCCGACTTCGAGCGCGAGATCGAGACGCTGCGGGACGCCGCACGCGCCCGGGAGGGCGCCGGGGTCGGGGCCGCCGAGGCCGACGGCCGTACCAGTTGA
- the lexA gene encoding transcriptional repressor LexA: MTEDRASRPKNPQPIDGAGPPATRRPRAARSRTGQPAVRPVTPVVSSFPDPATVDLTARQRRILEFIRTWVERHGYPPSVREIGEAVGLVSPSSVAYQLKELEKKGFLRRDPNRPRAVDVRAPSDVVDDELSRSQRPTPAYVPMLGRIAAGGPILAEQAVEDVFPLPRELVGEGEVFMLQVKGDSMLDAAICDGDWVVVRQQPNAEAGDIVAAMLDGEATVKTYRRRDGHVWLMPQNPAFDPIPGDDATIMGRVVAVLRRI; encoded by the coding sequence GTGACCGAGGACCGGGCCAGCCGGCCGAAGAACCCGCAGCCGATCGACGGAGCGGGTCCGCCGGCGACCCGCCGCCCCCGCGCCGCGCGCAGTCGGACGGGCCAGCCCGCCGTGCGCCCCGTCACCCCGGTGGTCAGCAGCTTCCCCGACCCGGCGACGGTCGACCTGACCGCCCGGCAGCGGCGGATCCTGGAGTTCATCCGCACCTGGGTCGAGCGGCACGGCTACCCGCCGAGCGTCCGGGAGATCGGCGAGGCCGTCGGCCTGGTCTCCCCGTCCAGCGTCGCCTACCAGCTCAAGGAGCTGGAGAAGAAGGGCTTCCTGCGGCGCGACCCCAACCGCCCCCGGGCGGTCGACGTGCGCGCCCCCAGCGACGTGGTCGACGACGAGCTGAGCCGCTCCCAGCGCCCCACCCCGGCGTACGTGCCGATGCTGGGCCGGATCGCCGCCGGTGGCCCGATCCTGGCCGAGCAGGCCGTCGAGGACGTCTTCCCGCTCCCCCGCGAGCTGGTGGGTGAGGGCGAGGTCTTCATGCTCCAGGTCAAGGGCGACTCGATGCTCGACGCGGCGATCTGCGACGGCGACTGGGTGGTGGTCCGGCAGCAGCCGAACGCCGAGGCCGGCGACATCGTCGCGGCGATGCTCGACGGCGAGGCGACCGTGAAGACCTACCGGCGGCGCGACGGGCACGTCTGGCTGATGCCGCAGAACCCGGCCTTCGACCCGATTCCCGGTGACGACGCCACCATCATGGGTCGCGTCGTGGCCGTGCTGCGCCGGATCTGA
- the hflX gene encoding GTPase HflX — translation MRDQETYVPFEDDELDTTTGEFELSERQALRRVPGLSTELTDITEVEYRQLRLERVVLVGVWTEGTQDDAENSLTELAALAETAGSQVLEGLIQRRNRPDPATYIGRGKVDDLGSMVLSTGADTVICDGELSPSQLRNLEQRTKVKVVDRTALILDIFAQHAKSKEGKAQVELAQLEYLLPRLRGWGETLSRQTGGSGRGGGAGGGVGLRGPGETKLETDRRRIRTRIARLRREIKGMKTVRQTKRSRRTRNAVPAVAIAGYTNAGKSSLLNRLTGAGVLVENALFATLDPTTRKATTADGRLYTLSDTVGFVRHLPHQIVEAFRSTLEEVAEADLVVHVVDGTHPDPEEQVRAVHEVLAEVGADRLPELLVVNKTDAADEETLLRLKRLWPEAVFVSAHSGRGIDGLREAIEQRLPRPAVEVRAVLPYDRGDLVARLHRQGEVLSTSHLPEGTLVHVRVGEALAAELAPFRAGDRLVDQERVGAGR, via the coding sequence TTGCGAGACCAGGAGACCTACGTTCCCTTCGAGGACGACGAGCTCGACACCACCACCGGTGAGTTCGAGCTGTCGGAGCGGCAGGCGTTGCGGCGGGTCCCCGGCCTCTCGACCGAACTCACCGACATCACCGAGGTCGAATACCGCCAGCTGCGGCTGGAGCGGGTCGTCCTGGTGGGCGTCTGGACCGAAGGCACCCAGGACGACGCGGAGAACTCCCTCACCGAGCTCGCGGCGCTGGCCGAGACGGCCGGCTCGCAGGTGCTCGAAGGGCTGATCCAGCGGCGCAACCGCCCCGACCCGGCCACCTACATCGGGCGCGGCAAGGTCGACGACCTCGGCTCGATGGTGCTCTCCACCGGTGCCGACACCGTGATCTGCGACGGTGAGCTCTCGCCGTCCCAGCTGCGCAACCTGGAGCAGCGCACCAAGGTCAAGGTGGTCGACCGGACCGCCCTGATCCTCGACATCTTCGCCCAGCACGCCAAGAGCAAGGAAGGTAAGGCGCAGGTCGAGCTGGCCCAGCTCGAATACCTGCTCCCGCGCCTGCGCGGTTGGGGTGAGACGCTGTCCCGGCAGACCGGTGGTTCCGGTCGCGGCGGCGGCGCCGGCGGCGGCGTGGGCCTGCGTGGTCCCGGTGAGACCAAGCTGGAGACCGACCGGCGCCGGATCCGCACCCGGATCGCGCGGCTGCGCCGCGAGATCAAGGGCATGAAGACGGTACGCCAGACCAAGCGCTCCCGCCGTACCCGCAACGCCGTCCCCGCGGTGGCCATCGCCGGCTACACCAACGCCGGCAAGTCCAGCCTGCTCAACCGGCTGACCGGCGCGGGTGTGCTGGTGGAGAACGCCCTCTTCGCCACCCTGGACCCGACCACCCGCAAGGCCACCACCGCGGACGGTCGGCTCTACACGCTCTCCGACACCGTCGGCTTCGTCCGGCACCTGCCGCACCAGATCGTCGAGGCGTTCCGCTCGACCCTGGAGGAGGTCGCCGAGGCGGACCTGGTGGTGCACGTCGTCGACGGCACCCACCCGGACCCGGAGGAGCAGGTCCGCGCGGTGCACGAGGTGCTGGCCGAGGTCGGCGCCGACCGGCTGCCGGAGCTGCTGGTGGTCAACAAGACCGACGCGGCCGACGAGGAGACGCTGCTGCGGCTCAAGCGGCTCTGGCCCGAGGCGGTCTTCGTCTCGGCGCACAGCGGGCGCGGGATCGACGGGCTGCGCGAGGCGATCGAGCAGCGGCTGCCCCGCCCGGCGGTCGAGGTCCGCGCGGTGCTCCCGTACGACCGGGGTGACCTGGTCGCCCGGCTGCACCGGCAGGGCGAGGTGTTGAGCACCTCCCACCTGCCGGAGGGGACGCTGGTGCACGTGCGGGTGGGCGAGGCGCTCGCCGCCGAGCTGGCGCCGTTCCGCGCCGGTGACCGACTGGTCGACCAGGAGCGGGTGGGCGCCGGCCGCTGA
- a CDS encoding NAD-dependent malic enzyme encodes MRGEPLSVDGGFLVAITRLPSAGFSITIRIAVTADASSIGRLTTAVGEAGAIVTALDVVDSDPTSVIVDLTCDTADASHADQVVETLSALDGVDVRKVSDRTFLLHLGGKIEVNSKVALRTRDDLSRAYTPGVARVCMAIAENPADARRLTIKRNTVAVVSDGSAVLGLGNLGPAASLPVMEGKAALFKRFGGVDAWPVVLDTQDTDEIVQIVKAIAPAYGGINLEDIAAPRCFEIEARLREALDIPVFHDDQHGTAICVLAALTNALRVVGKQLADVRVVVSGAGAAGTAIIKLLLRQGVGDIIAYDRQGALHRGLPDLNPAWQWLAENTNKESYSGDLPGAVRGADVFIGVSAPNLLTGDDIATMARDAIVFALANPDPEVDPREARKHAAVVATGRSDQPNQINNVLAFPGVFRGMLDAHAEEFTEEMAIAAARAIADVVGEDKINPTVIVPSVFDSRVAPAVAAAVRAAAQNPTLTAPPAADPGPADLPEIAATASATP; translated from the coding sequence ATGCGGGGCGAGCCGCTCAGCGTCGACGGAGGTTTTCTCGTGGCCATCACCCGCCTGCCGAGTGCCGGGTTCTCGATCACGATCCGGATCGCGGTGACCGCGGACGCCTCCTCGATCGGCCGGCTCACCACCGCGGTCGGCGAGGCCGGCGCGATCGTCACCGCGCTGGACGTGGTCGACTCCGACCCGACCAGCGTCATCGTCGACCTCACCTGTGACACCGCCGACGCGAGCCACGCCGACCAGGTGGTCGAGACGCTGAGCGCGCTGGACGGGGTGGACGTCCGCAAGGTCTCCGACCGGACCTTCCTGCTGCACCTCGGTGGCAAGATCGAGGTCAACTCCAAGGTGGCGCTGCGCACCCGCGACGACCTCTCCCGGGCGTACACCCCCGGGGTGGCCCGGGTCTGCATGGCGATCGCCGAGAACCCGGCAGACGCCCGCCGCCTCACCATCAAGCGCAACACGGTCGCCGTGGTCAGCGACGGCTCGGCCGTGCTCGGCCTGGGCAACCTCGGGCCGGCCGCGTCGCTGCCGGTGATGGAGGGCAAGGCCGCGCTCTTCAAGCGCTTCGGCGGGGTGGACGCCTGGCCGGTGGTGCTGGACACCCAGGACACCGACGAGATCGTGCAGATCGTCAAGGCGATCGCGCCCGCGTACGGCGGGATCAACCTGGAGGACATCGCCGCGCCGCGCTGCTTCGAGATCGAGGCCCGGCTGCGCGAGGCGCTGGACATCCCGGTCTTCCACGACGACCAGCACGGCACCGCGATCTGTGTGCTGGCCGCGCTGACCAACGCGCTGCGCGTCGTGGGCAAGCAGCTCGCGGACGTCCGGGTGGTGGTCTCCGGGGCCGGCGCGGCCGGGACCGCGATCATCAAGCTGCTGCTGCGCCAGGGCGTGGGCGACATCATCGCGTACGACCGGCAGGGCGCCCTGCACCGCGGCCTGCCGGACCTCAACCCGGCCTGGCAGTGGCTGGCCGAGAACACCAACAAGGAGAGCTACTCCGGCGACCTGCCCGGCGCGGTACGCGGCGCGGACGTCTTCATCGGGGTCAGTGCGCCGAACCTGCTCACCGGCGACGACATCGCCACGATGGCCCGGGACGCGATCGTCTTCGCGCTGGCCAACCCCGACCCGGAGGTCGACCCGCGGGAGGCGCGCAAGCACGCCGCGGTGGTCGCCACCGGCCGCTCCGACCAGCCCAACCAGATCAACAACGTGCTCGCCTTCCCGGGCGTCTTCCGCGGCATGCTCGACGCGCACGCCGAGGAGTTCACCGAGGAGATGGCGATCGCGGCGGCCCGCGCCATCGCCGACGTGGTCGGCGAGGACAAGATCAACCCGACGGTGATCGTGCCCAGCGTCTTCGACTCCCGGGTGGCCCCCGCGGTCGCCGCCGCCGTCCGCGCCGCCGCCCAGAACCCGACGCTCACCGCACCCCCCGCCGCCGACCCCGGCCCCGCCGACCTCCCCGAGATCGCCGCCACCGCCAGCGCCACCCCCTGA
- a CDS encoding alpha/beta fold hydrolase yields the protein MTVEAISQFTSDRARTRFLAAYERVRHRRWPADAVAADLPTSFGTTRVYRWGEGDDLPFVLLPGAGGNALSWHPHLRRLGRDRPVIAVEPVGEPGCSVQSRPLDGAEDWTRWLDEVLAGLAVDRVHLVGCSFGGWVALRYALHAPGRVASTVLLDPAGFGRVGGRFLAWVLLSGLAGLAPAPVRHLAARVLRNATLRDDDLMELLRASFGFRRRHPVPPAVTDDDVRRLDVPVLVLLGERSQLYDAPTLAAHLAAQNPAIQVELVPEAGHDLPLSHPTLITTHTNHFTARRQC from the coding sequence GTGACAGTCGAAGCGATCAGCCAGTTCACCAGTGACCGTGCGCGCACCCGTTTTCTCGCCGCGTACGAGCGGGTCCGGCACCGCCGCTGGCCCGCCGACGCGGTCGCCGCCGACCTGCCGACCAGCTTCGGGACCACCCGCGTCTACCGGTGGGGCGAGGGCGACGATCTGCCGTTCGTGCTGCTGCCGGGTGCCGGTGGCAACGCTCTGAGCTGGCATCCCCACCTACGCCGCCTCGGCCGGGACCGGCCGGTGATCGCCGTCGAACCGGTGGGCGAACCGGGCTGTTCCGTGCAGTCCCGCCCGCTCGACGGTGCCGAGGACTGGACGCGCTGGCTCGACGAGGTCCTCGCCGGTCTGGCCGTCGACCGGGTCCACCTCGTCGGCTGCTCCTTCGGCGGCTGGGTGGCCCTGCGGTACGCGCTGCACGCTCCCGGCCGGGTGGCCAGCACGGTCCTGCTGGACCCGGCGGGCTTCGGCCGGGTCGGCGGCCGGTTCCTCGCCTGGGTCCTGCTCAGTGGCCTGGCCGGACTCGCCCCGGCGCCGGTACGACACCTCGCTGCCCGGGTGCTGCGCAACGCCACGCTGCGCGACGACGACCTGATGGAACTGCTCCGCGCCAGCTTCGGCTTCCGTCGCCGGCACCCGGTGCCGCCGGCGGTCACCGACGACGACGTGCGCCGCCTCGACGTGCCGGTGCTGGTGCTGCTCGGTGAACGCAGCCAGCTCTACGACGCCCCCACCCTCGCGGCCCACCTGGCCGCCCAGAACCCGGCCATCCAGGTGGAGCTGGTCCCGGAAGCCGGCCACGACCTCCCGCTCTCCCACCCCACCCTGATCACCACCCACACCAACCACTTCACTGCCCGCCGGCAGTGTTGA
- a CDS encoding TetR/AcrR family transcriptional regulator produces the protein MPKRVDHDQRRRQIGDALLRIASSRGLQSASMREVAAEAGVSLRLVQYYFHTKEELLLAALGYLGEQLAARVEERIRALGPVTPRSVVHGTLTAVLPTDDESRRLTRAYTGYYTLVLSEPDLADRHGATYPDKIERLLGGQLRQAQENGEVDPGLDPELIAAGLLALTNGLGSSVLGGQRDGQAALEILTYHLDRVFTPPRRAG, from the coding sequence GTGCCGAAACGCGTCGACCATGATCAGCGCCGCCGCCAGATCGGTGACGCCCTGCTGCGCATCGCCAGCAGCCGGGGACTGCAGTCGGCGAGCATGCGCGAGGTGGCAGCAGAGGCGGGCGTGTCCTTGCGGCTGGTGCAGTACTACTTCCACACCAAGGAGGAACTGCTGCTCGCCGCGCTCGGCTACCTCGGCGAACAACTGGCCGCCCGGGTCGAGGAGCGGATCCGCGCGCTCGGCCCGGTCACCCCGCGCAGCGTCGTCCACGGCACGCTCACCGCCGTCCTGCCCACGGACGACGAGAGCCGCCGCCTGACCCGCGCCTACACCGGCTACTACACCCTGGTCCTCAGCGAGCCCGACCTCGCCGACCGGCACGGCGCGACCTACCCCGACAAGATCGAACGACTGCTCGGTGGGCAGCTGCGGCAGGCACAGGAGAACGGCGAGGTCGACCCGGGACTGGACCCGGAACTCATCGCGGCCGGGCTGCTGGCGCTCACCAACGGGCTCGGCTCCAGCGTGCTCGGCGGGCAGCGCGACGGTCAGGCAGCCCTCGAGATCCTGACCTACCACCTCGACCGGGTGTTCACGCCTCCGCGGCGGGCAGGGTGA
- the dapF gene encoding diaminopimelate epimerase — protein MEFTKGHGTGNDFVILPDPDGALDLTPGLLAAICDRRRGIGGDGVLRVVRAAKHPEGAALAGDAEWFMDYWNSDGSFAEMCGNGARVFVRYLLETGLATPSGAALPVATRAGLVRARVEGDAVAVEMRRPRVYAASTATLGHLTLPGAAVDVGNPHLVCALPAGLDLAGLDLTRAPDFDAGVFPTGVNVEFTAPGAPVDGTDSHVLMRVYERGSAETLSCGTGACAVAAVALRDTGVQTGTVAVDVPGGRLTVTVTEDSCWLSGPAVLVATGRLTLPAAEA, from the coding sequence GTGGAGTTCACCAAGGGCCACGGCACCGGCAACGACTTCGTGATCCTGCCCGACCCGGACGGGGCGCTCGACCTCACCCCCGGGCTGCTCGCGGCGATCTGCGACCGACGGCGCGGGATCGGCGGGGACGGCGTGCTGCGCGTCGTCCGGGCCGCGAAGCACCCCGAGGGCGCCGCCCTGGCCGGCGACGCCGAGTGGTTCATGGACTACTGGAACTCCGACGGCTCGTTCGCCGAGATGTGCGGCAACGGGGCCCGGGTCTTCGTCCGCTACCTGCTGGAGACCGGGCTGGCCACGCCGTCCGGCGCGGCGCTGCCGGTGGCCACCCGCGCCGGCCTGGTCCGGGCCCGGGTCGAGGGCGACGCCGTCGCCGTCGAGATGCGCCGCCCCCGGGTGTACGCCGCGTCGACCGCAACCCTGGGTCACCTGACCCTCCCCGGCGCGGCGGTGGACGTCGGCAACCCGCACCTGGTCTGCGCGCTGCCGGCCGGGCTCGACCTGGCCGGCCTGGACCTGACCAGGGCGCCGGACTTCGACGCCGGGGTCTTCCCGACCGGTGTGAACGTCGAGTTCACCGCGCCCGGTGCGCCCGTGGACGGCACCGACTCCCACGTCCTGATGCGGGTCTACGAGCGAGGCTCGGCGGAGACCCTCTCCTGCGGCACCGGTGCCTGCGCGGTGGCGGCCGTGGCCCTGCGCGACACCGGCGTGCAGACCGGCACGGTCGCGGTGGACGTGCCCGGTGGCCGGCTCACGGTGACCGTCACCGAGGACTCCTGCTGGCTCTCCGGCCCGGCCGTCCTGGTCGCCACCGGCCGCCTCACCCTGCCCGCCGCGGAGGCGTGA
- the miaA gene encoding tRNA (adenosine(37)-N6)-dimethylallyltransferase MiaA, which yields MTVIAVVGPTAAGKSALSIALAHALDGEVVNADSMQLYRGMDIGTAKLTPAEREGVPHHLLDIWPVTEPASVAEYQKLARAAVDDILARGRTPLLVGGSGLYVRAVLEQFDFPGTDPAVRERLETELAAVGPAPLYARLAEADPTAAAGILPGNGRRIVRALEVIELTGAPFTASLPEPTPYYPSVQVGVDLDTALLDERIALRVDRMWADGLVAETRALVEQGLPAGRTASRALGYQQVLRFLAGEMSETQAHDETVRATRRFVRRQRSWFRRDPRIHWLDSASPAFVETALRVVADHRE from the coding sequence ATGACGGTGATCGCGGTGGTCGGGCCGACCGCCGCCGGCAAGTCGGCGCTGAGCATCGCCCTGGCGCACGCCCTGGACGGTGAGGTGGTCAACGCCGACTCGATGCAGCTCTACCGGGGCATGGACATCGGCACCGCGAAGCTGACCCCGGCCGAGCGGGAGGGCGTGCCGCACCACCTGCTGGACATCTGGCCGGTGACCGAGCCGGCCAGCGTCGCGGAATACCAGAAGCTGGCCCGGGCGGCGGTGGACGACATCCTGGCCCGGGGGCGGACGCCGCTGCTGGTCGGCGGCTCGGGGCTGTACGTGCGGGCGGTGCTGGAGCAGTTCGACTTCCCCGGCACCGACCCGGCGGTCCGCGAGCGGCTGGAGACGGAGCTGGCGGCCGTCGGTCCCGCCCCGCTGTACGCCCGGCTGGCCGAGGCGGACCCGACGGCGGCGGCCGGCATCCTGCCCGGCAACGGCCGGCGGATCGTCCGCGCGCTGGAGGTGATCGAGCTGACCGGGGCGCCGTTCACCGCGTCCCTGCCGGAGCCGACGCCGTACTACCCGTCGGTGCAGGTGGGTGTCGACCTGGACACCGCGCTGCTGGACGAGCGGATCGCGCTGCGGGTGGACCGGATGTGGGCGGACGGCCTGGTGGCGGAGACCCGCGCCCTGGTCGAGCAGGGCCTGCCGGCGGGGCGCACCGCGAGCCGGGCGCTCGGCTACCAGCAGGTGCTGCGCTTCCTCGCCGGGGAGATGTCGGAGACGCAGGCGCACGACGAGACGGTCCGGGCGACCCGGCGCTTCGTCCGGCGGCAGCGCTCCTGGTTCCGTCGGGATCCCCGAATCCACTGGCTGGACTCGGCCTCGCCGGCCTTCGTCGAGACTGCGCTGCGGGTCGTCGCCGACCATCGGGAATGA